The stretch of DNA CCCGTTCGATGAGCTTTTCCAGAAGTCCGGCCACGGTCGCGCGCGGCGAGGAGGCACAGCTGTCGTCGGGGGCGTTCATAGATGCGTCATGCGTCCGGGCGGCCCGTGAGGTAGGCGCGGATGCGGTTGAGGCGCCGGCCCGAGGAGAACCAGCGGTCTGCGTCGCGGAGCATGAAGAGGAAAATCTCCCGCGCCCGTCGGCGCGCCTCGGGGGAGGGGAGACCGTCGTTCTCCTCCTCCACGGCGTTCTCGATGCGGGAGAGCGGCCAGACGTCGGCGGGGAGCTTGAACATGGGGCGGCTCGGCGGTTGGGTGTTTATCCGATTCGGGTGGGTGTGTTGGGTTTCCCCTCTCACCCCTTATTACGGATTGTGGGGGGCCGATTATAACAGATGCATCATATAATCATCATACGCCCTGAAACCGCTACCCGTCGGGTCCCGGGGCGCCCGCCAGACGGCGGACCAGGCGGCGGCGGGCCCTGGACAGGATGGCCGCCAGGCGGGGCTGGCTGACGCCGAGCGTTTCCGCCGCCTCGCGCTGGGCGTAGCCCGCGAGATAGTAGAGCGCCACCGCCCTCCTCTCACGGTGCGGCAGCCGGGACAGAAGCTCCTCCACCTCGAGCTTCACCGAGAGCCACTCCTCCAGGGAACGCTGTGTGTCCCCCGACCGGCGGGACCGGGGTGAGGAAATCCGCTGGGGGTGGGGGTGCAGGAGGCGGGCGAGGGCGTGGGGATAGAGCCGCAGCATGCCCTGCAGGCGCTCGTCGGGATCGAGCTGCGAGATGTCGAACTGCACGGGACCTCCTTTTTTAAAACGATGACGGTACGGGTGCTTGACATTTGTAAAAATGCATATTATAATCATCATGGGGTTGACAAAAAGAGTCTACAGATAATCATATTACAATCATAGGTCGCTGTCAAGCACCGGGGAGGAAAAAAGATGGAAACCCTCGGCGCCCGCATAAAAAGGCTCCGCACGGCGCTCAACCTGCGACCCGCCGAGCTCTCCCGCCTCGTCGGCGTCCCGCCCCAGTACATAGACAACTGGGAAAACCGCGGACACCGGCCGAGCTCGCGCTACGGAACCCTCCTGGCCCAGGCGCTCGGCATCACCGAGGAGGAGCTTTTCACCGGGCGCAAACCCACCAACCACGACGAGCTCTCGAAGCTGACCGTCACGGAGCTCCTGCAGAGAGCCGCCCAGGCCACCGCCGCGCTCCCCGGCTACGAGATCCGGCGCTTCCCCCTCCTGGGCGAAATCGCCGCCGGAGCACCCTTCGAGGCCGAGGGTGAAGAGGCCCTGCCCGTCGCCACCCACGTCCCCCGGGGCACCCCCGACAACTGCTACTTTCTGCGCGTCCAGGGCGACTCCATGCTCGGCGACGGCATCATCTCCGGCGACCTCGTCCTCATAGACCCCGACACGGACCCGGAGCACATGAACGAGCAGGACATCTACGCTATTCTGTTGAACCAGAGCAACGTCACCCTCAAGCGCATCCGCCGTGTGGGCGGCGTGATGTGGATGGTGGGGTCGAACCCGAAGATAGCGCCCATCCCGCTCACCGACGAGCAGCACGGCGAGGCGCGCGTCCTGGGCCGGCTGATCAAGCTCGAGCGGTACTACCACTAGGCGCGTCATACACCGGGGAGGTTCCGGTATACATTTCGTGTGAGCGCTCCATGAACCGAGCGACCTCCTTCTCATCATTCGAACATTGAATAATCGAGTCTACATATGACAAATCCCGGTCCAGGACCGGGATCGTCACACGACCGTATGACTTTTATCGGACGGCCGGTCCCCTCCCCCCTTGAGGGAAACGCGCTTACGGACCGGGGAGGGGGGTTAAGCGGCCCCCTCTCCCGGTGGGAGAGGGCCGGGGTGAGGGCTGCATTTGAATGAAAAACGGGCGGGTCAGGAGACCCGCCCCTACGGGTAAAGTGTGAATCGCGCACCTTCCTCGTAGGGGCCGACCTTTAGGTCGGCCCGCGAACTGCCGCATTCTCCCTCTCCCCGTGGGAGAGGCGCGCCTACGGGCTGGGCTGAGGGTCGGGGTAGGGAATGTAAACGCGGCGGCCCGCATTCCCCCTCTCCCCGTGGGAGCGGCGCGCCGACGGGACCGGGGTGAGGGCTTCATTTGAATGAAAAACGGGCGGGTCAGGAGCCCCGCCCCTACGTCATCGCAATCTGCGAGGCGCGGGCCCCCTCACGGCGACCGCCCCACGACAAACCGCACGGCCAACCCAAACCCCCTACTCCCGGCGGAAATCACTCCCCCCGATGAACTCCCGCAACAGTGACGTCGAAGGGACCATCTTATCCGGCAGGTCCAGGAAAAAGGCGATGAACTGGAGGAGCCGCTCGGCCTCGGCCCCCTCCGGCTCCCCCTCGGGCACACGCTCCAGGAGCGGACGGGCGTACTTCCCCAGCACCGAAAGCTCGTAGACGAGGGCGGAGTTGAACATCACGTCGGCGGTCTCCTGGAAGGGGAAGATGTAGCGGTCCTCCCCGCGCCGCACCTGATGCCAGCGCCGCAGCGTCTCCAGGGCGTCGTACCCCCGGAAGCGCGCGTCCCGCACCAGCCGCCGGACGAGCCGCGTGTCCGTGGTGGGCACCCGGTTGTGGTTGTCTATGTTGAGCTGGGTCAGGCAGCTCACGTACACCTTGAACTTCTCCGCCGCCGGGATTTCCGGCGTCAGCGCGTCGTTCAGGGCGTGGATGCCCTCCACGATTAAAGGTGTCTCGGGTCCCACACGCAGGGTCTCGGCGAGCCGGGCGCTCCGCCCAGCCTTGAAATCGAAGCGGGGCGGGTGGATCTCCTCGCCGCGCATGAGGGCCGACAGGTCGCCGTTCAGCGCCCCGACGTCTATGGCCTCGAGCCGCTCGAAGTCGGGACGCCCCTCCTCGTCCAGGGGGGTCCGTTCCCGGGGGATGAAGTAGTCGTCCACTCCCACCGCCACCGGCCGATGCCCGTTGATGGTGAGCTGCAGCGTCAGCCGCTGGGTGAAGGTGGTCTTGCCGCTGGAGCTGGGCCCGGCGACCAGAATCAGCCGGGGCACGGGGCTGCGCGAGCAGATTTCGTCGGCAATCTCGGCCACTTTCTTCTCGTGCAGCGCCTCGGACAAGAGGACCAGCTCCTTGGCGTCGCCCTCGGCGATGACCCGGTTGAGGCCGCCCACCGTCTCCGCCCCCAGGACCTTGATCCAGTCCGAGAACTCGTGGAAGATGTGGAAGAGCTTGCGCTGCTCGGTGAAGGGGGCCAGGGCGTCGGGCCTGGCGGAGGTGGGGAAGCGCAGGACGAATCCCGGCGGGTAGTACACCAGCCCGAAGGGTTTCAACAGGCCCGACCGGGGCGCCACCGGCCCGTAGAAGCTGTCCAGCACGCCTCCGAAGCGGTAGACCACGATCTCGTCGCGGGGGTAGTGCTCCAGGAGCTGGACCTTGGTCGCGTCCCCCTTCGCCCGGAGCTCGGCGATG from bacterium encodes:
- a CDS encoding S24 family peptidase; the protein is METLGARIKRLRTALNLRPAELSRLVGVPPQYIDNWENRGHRPSSRYGTLLAQALGITEEELFTGRKPTNHDELSKLTVTELLQRAAQATAALPGYEIRRFPLLGEIAAGAPFEAEGEEALPVATHVPRGTPDNCYFLRVQGDSMLGDGIISGDLVLIDPDTDPEHMNEQDIYAILLNQSNVTLKRIRRVGGVMWMVGSNPKIAPIPLTDEQHGEARVLGRLIKLERYYH
- a CDS encoding nucleoside kinase, yielding MINVEVMLPGAEPVALEVERGTPIQRVLVGLPAPEPPWLMAFSDHHARDLREPLEKGCRLSPRNIADHEGIRAFRRGVRLLLIRAAAELFPETYVYIDHSLSGGFFGELRRADASDCSVPVTPDMVEELKRRMDELVATDEEIVREVMPRKAVIAELRAKGDATKVQLLEHYPRDEIVVYRFGGVLDSFYGPVAPRSGLLKPFGLVYYPPGFVLRFPTSARPDALAPFTEQRKLFHIFHEFSDWIKVLGAETVGGLNRVIAEGDAKELVLLSEALHEKKVAEIADEICSRSPVPRLILVAGPSSSGKTTFTQRLTLQLTINGHRPVAVGVDDYFIPRERTPLDEEGRPDFERLEAIDVGALNGDLSALMRGEEIHPPRFDFKAGRSARLAETLRVGPETPLIVEGIHALNDALTPEIPAAEKFKVYVSCLTQLNIDNHNRVPTTDTRLVRRLVRDARFRGYDALETLRRWHQVRRGEDRYIFPFQETADVMFNSALVYELSVLGKYARPLLERVPEGEPEGAEAERLLQFIAFFLDLPDKMVPSTSLLREFIGGSDFRRE
- a CDS encoding sigma-70 family RNA polymerase sigma factor gives rise to the protein MQFDISQLDPDERLQGMLRLYPHALARLLHPHPQRISSPRSRRSGDTQRSLEEWLSVKLEVEELLSRLPHRERRAVALYYLAGYAQREAAETLGVSQPRLAAILSRARRRLVRRLAGAPGPDG